A portion of the Bacteroidales bacterium genome contains these proteins:
- the glyA gene encoding serine hydroxymethyltransferase produces MKRDTQVFEIIKAEQERQLHGIELIASENFVSEQVLQAMGSCMTNKYAEGYPGKRYYGGCQFVDKTEQLAIDRVKTLFGAEWANVQPHSGAQANAAVFLACLKPGDVFMGLDLSHGGHLSHGSPVNLSGILYKPVAYHVNKETGTVDYDEMEQIALKEKPKLILAGASAYSRDWDYERMRSIADKVGAILMADISHPAGLIAKGLLKDPLKYCHIVTSTTHKTLRGPRGGLILIGKDFENPYGIKTPKGETKMMSAVLDSAVFPGTQGGPLEHVIAAKAVAFGEALTDEYKQYCIQVMKNAQVMAKEFMSKGYQVISGSTDNHCMLIDLRSKFPEMTGKVAENTLVKAEITINKNMVPFDSRSPFLTSGIRVGTPAITTRGLKENDVLKVVNLVDRVLSDIDNEKLIGDVKFEVKVMMEKFPMFAY; encoded by the coding sequence ATGAAAAGAGACACTCAGGTTTTTGAAATAATAAAAGCTGAACAAGAACGTCAGCTTCACGGTATTGAATTAATAGCTTCCGAGAATTTCGTCAGCGAACAGGTGTTACAGGCAATGGGTTCCTGCATGACAAACAAATATGCCGAAGGTTACCCGGGCAAAAGATATTACGGAGGTTGTCAGTTTGTTGATAAAACAGAACAATTGGCAATTGACAGAGTAAAAACATTATTCGGTGCAGAATGGGCAAACGTGCAGCCACATTCAGGTGCACAGGCAAATGCTGCTGTTTTTCTTGCTTGTCTAAAACCCGGTGATGTTTTTATGGGATTGGATTTGTCGCATGGCGGGCATCTTTCTCACGGTTCGCCCGTTAATTTATCGGGAATATTATACAAACCCGTGGCTTACCATGTGAATAAAGAAACAGGAACGGTTGATTATGATGAGATGGAGCAAATCGCATTAAAAGAAAAACCGAAATTAATACTTGCAGGAGCATCGGCATATTCAAGAGATTGGGATTACGAAAGAATGCGTTCCATTGCCGATAAAGTCGGAGCAATTTTAATGGCTGATATTTCACATCCTGCCGGTCTTATTGCAAAAGGTCTTTTGAAAGACCCGCTGAAATATTGCCATATTGTTACTTCAACAACCCATAAAACATTACGCGGTCCAAGAGGCGGATTGATATTAATAGGAAAAGATTTTGAAAATCCTTATGGAATAAAAACACCAAAAGGAGAAACCAAGATGATGTCGGCAGTGCTTGATTCGGCTGTATTTCCCGGAACTCAAGGCGGACCGCTCGAACACGTCATAGCTGCTAAAGCCGTTGCTTTCGGCGAAGCTCTTACCGATGAATATAAACAATATTGCATTCAGGTAATGAAAAACGCACAAGTTATGGCAAAGGAATTTATGAGTAAAGGATATCAGGTAATTTCAGGCAGTACTGATAATCATTGCATGCTTATTGACCTGCGTTCAAAATTTCCTGAAATGACAGGAAAAGTTGCAGAAAATACTTTGGTGAAAGCCGAAATCACAATAAACAAAAATATGGTTCCTTTCGACAGCCGCTCCCCTTTCCTCACTTCGGGAATAAGAGTAGGAACTCCTGCTATCACAACAAGAGGACTGAAAGAAAATGATGTTCTGAAAGTTGTTAATCTTGTTGACAGAGTCCTTTCTGATATTGATAATGAAAAATTAATCGGAGATGTGAAGTTTGAAGTGAAAGTGATGATGGAAAAATTTCCGATGTTCGCTTATTGA
- a CDS encoding TonB-dependent receptor codes for MRKIIYLILFLLLTCFVKAQNYQGGGDKNKTQGQGNNYEAMGVIKGNINDSISSQSVEYANIVLFRKKDSSMVTGTITNEKGAFVINKVPFGNYYILCSFIGYRNLKIPNILVTPKTPEKNLGNINLVITNSNLKEVNITSEKPLMEYALDKKVINVEKAVTSTGGTAVDVLQNVPSVTVDADGNVSLRGNSNVTILIDGRPSSIDGTKLQQIPASSIENIELITNPSAKYNPEGMSGIINIKLKKKKEIGLNGMATITAGTNDKYNGSFNFNYNLKKVNIFGSYDNRYDIRSGYGNSLRTYTDKDSIIEQSAKNRRKMNSNGGKLGTDIFFNPKNTLTLTYMYSENYRNGYENTENKGYVRENRIDTFYTTNSPNNEKNHSSDYTLNYKKTYDKKGKELTADFYYGTEIEKEGEGIVQQNYDLNMNTVGNSTIQDTKTNFHGEKTSMQINFLNPWADTAKLELGLQSNINNNDNDYHLSNYDYSLNALVDDPLLSNNFVYAQQTHAVYGMYGNKYKKFTYQFGLRLEEALIKSNQKTTSEKFESSYFSFFPSIHITRKIGKTQDLQLSYSRRINRPNEWSLNPFVDYSHPGSINYGNPRLKPEYINSCELGYFITLKKTTFSADIFYRQINDVIKRIIFLDTNNIINMTFSNLSTGTSYGLEAVIDQPIFKFWKININYSYFRTKINGDIENTTMTNSNYSWTAKFSSNFYLPKKFFVQFTGFYRGPMVTPQGEMKEMYSIDFGLKKDFLKDKATLGIRVSDIFNTIKFSNITTTEGLNVIMDRKRESRVGYISFTYKINGGLKQKAKKKPDENNNGGDEGEGF; via the coding sequence ATGCGAAAAATAATTTATCTGATATTATTTCTGCTATTAACATGTTTTGTCAAAGCACAAAATTATCAGGGGGGTGGTGATAAAAACAAAACACAGGGACAAGGAAATAATTACGAAGCAATGGGAGTTATTAAAGGTAACATAAATGACAGCATTTCTTCTCAATCGGTAGAATATGCGAACATAGTTCTTTTCAGAAAGAAAGATTCGTCAATGGTTACAGGTACGATTACAAACGAAAAGGGAGCTTTCGTTATAAATAAAGTTCCGTTCGGAAACTATTACATTTTATGCAGTTTTATAGGTTACAGGAATTTAAAAATTCCCAACATCCTTGTAACGCCAAAAACTCCAGAAAAGAATTTAGGCAACATAAACCTCGTGATTACAAACAGCAACCTAAAAGAGGTGAATATAACAAGCGAAAAACCCCTGATGGAATACGCTCTCGATAAAAAAGTAATAAATGTTGAAAAAGCAGTTACTTCAACCGGTGGCACAGCAGTTGATGTTTTGCAGAATGTTCCTTCGGTTACTGTTGATGCAGATGGAAATGTTAGCTTAAGAGGAAATTCAAATGTAACTATTCTTATTGACGGACGACCTTCATCTATTGATGGCACCAAGCTTCAGCAAATTCCTGCAAGTTCAATTGAAAACATAGAACTAATTACTAACCCCTCAGCAAAATATAACCCCGAAGGAATGTCGGGAATTATAAACATTAAATTGAAAAAGAAAAAAGAAATCGGTTTAAATGGAATGGCAACTATTACGGCAGGAACAAACGATAAATATAACGGTTCATTTAACTTCAATTACAACCTAAAAAAAGTAAATATTTTCGGTTCTTATGACAACAGATATGATATTCGCAGTGGCTATGGAAATTCATTAAGAACATACACAGATAAAGACTCCATAATTGAACAGAGCGCCAAAAACAGAAGAAAAATGAATTCAAACGGAGGTAAGCTTGGAACCGATATTTTCTTTAATCCAAAAAATACACTTACTCTGACATACATGTACAGCGAAAACTACAGAAACGGTTATGAAAACACCGAAAACAAAGGATATGTAAGAGAAAACAGAATTGATACTTTTTACACAACAAACAGCCCCAATAATGAAAAAAATCATTCATCTGACTATACGCTGAATTACAAAAAAACTTATGATAAAAAAGGAAAAGAATTAACTGCTGACTTTTATTACGGAACTGAAATTGAAAAAGAAGGAGAAGGAATAGTTCAACAGAACTATGATTTGAATATGAACACTGTCGGAAATTCTACCATTCAGGATACAAAAACAAATTTTCATGGTGAAAAAACATCAATGCAGATAAACTTTCTTAATCCGTGGGCAGATACAGCAAAACTTGAATTAGGATTACAAAGCAATATTAATAATAACGATAACGATTATCATTTATCAAATTATGATTATTCCTTAAATGCGTTAGTTGATGACCCTTTATTAAGCAATAATTTTGTTTACGCTCAGCAAACTCATGCAGTTTATGGAATGTATGGCAATAAATATAAAAAATTCACTTATCAGTTCGGCTTACGACTTGAAGAAGCTTTGATTAAATCAAATCAAAAAACTACTTCCGAAAAATTCGAAAGTAGTTATTTTAGTTTTTTCCCCAGCATTCACATTACAAGAAAAATCGGCAAAACTCAGGATTTGCAGTTGAGTTACAGTAGAAGAATCAACCGTCCCAATGAATGGTCGTTAAATCCTTTTGTTGATTATTCACATCCCGGCAGCATAAATTATGGTAATCCAAGATTAAAGCCCGAATATATCAACTCCTGCGAACTCGGTTATTTTATTACATTGAAGAAAACCACATTCAGCGCCGATATCTTTTACCGACAGATAAATGATGTTATAAAGAGAATTATATTTTTGGATACAAATAATATTATTAACATGACTTTTTCTAATTTATCAACAGGCACATCTTATGGACTTGAAGCTGTGATTGACCAACCGATATTCAAATTCTGGAAAATAAATATTAATTATAGTTATTTCCGCACAAAAATTAATGGTGATATTGAAAATACAACTATGACAAATTCCAATTACAGTTGGACAGCTAAATTCAGTTCAAATTTTTATCTGCCAAAAAAATTCTTTGTGCAATTTACAGGATTCTACCGTGGACCAATGGTTACACCTCAAGGCGAAATGAAAGAAATGTATTCCATAGATTTTGGTTTGAAGAAAGATTTCCTGAAAGACAAGGCAACTCTTGGAATCAGAGTAAGCGATATTTTTAATACCATAAAATTTAGTAATATTACTACCACTGAAGGGTTAAATGTTATTATGGACAGAAAACGCGAAAGCCGCGTAGGTTACATAAGTTTTACATATAAAATCAACGGCGGATTAAAACAAAAAGCCAAAAAGAAACCCGATGAAAACAATAATGGCGGCGATGAAGGTGAAGGGTTCTAA
- a CDS encoding RNA polymerase sigma factor: protein MQEINTATDKKTIFEKAFYDFKDKVFSTCMGFVHNTEDAEDLVQEIFIEVYNSLEKFRYESKISTWIYRITVNKSLNYIRKQKRKNIIQTIELLFDFRKVEFKESQISSLEQSQSKIENKELSLVLKNALNTLTGNQKTAFVLCKYDELSYQEIAEVMNISTSSVESLIHRAKINLQKKLLNYYKGKY from the coding sequence ATGCAGGAAATAAACACAGCTACCGACAAGAAAACTATTTTCGAAAAAGCATTTTATGATTTTAAGGATAAGGTTTTCAGTACTTGCATGGGTTTTGTACACAACACCGAAGATGCCGAGGATTTAGTTCAGGAAATATTTATTGAAGTTTACAATTCACTTGAAAAATTCCGTTACGAATCAAAAATTTCAACATGGATATACAGAATAACAGTTAACAAATCACTGAACTATATCCGAAAGCAAAAAAGAAAAAATATAATTCAAACAATTGAACTTTTATTTGATTTCAGAAAGGTTGAGTTTAAGGAAAGTCAAATATCTTCATTAGAGCAAAGCCAGAGCAAAATCGAAAACAAGGAATTGTCACTTGTATTGAAAAATGCCCTGAATACATTAACAGGAAACCAGAAAACAGCATTTGTATTATGCAAATATGATGAGCTTTCGTATCAGGAAATTGCTGAAGTAATGAATATTTCCACTTCATCTGTGGAATCATTAATTCATAGGGCAAAAATAAATCTTCAGAAAAAATTATTGAATTATTATAAAGGTAAATATTGA
- a CDS encoding DegT/DnrJ/EryC1/StrS family aminotransferase produces MYIPFVDLHTQYRTIKKEINVTINDVIKNSSFIKGKHVLDFEKEFAKKHNVKHCIGVGNGTDALYIVLKMLGIGEGDEVITTALSWISTSETISQTGAKPVFVDIEKDYFTISALKINEKINSKTKAILPVHLYGQCARIDEIKKICEKNNLFLVEDCAQSHFAEYNKQKVGTFGIASTFSFFPGKNLGAYGDAGAIITNDDELAIKCRMFANHGALEKHKHQIEGINSRLDGIQAAILNVKLKYIDKWNNNRLKNALYYNKLLSDIPEIKTPKIRENAKHIFHIYCIRAEKRDELKNFLLQNKVEVAIHYPTALPLLPAYKHFNFISSDFPVASGYTKKILSLPMFPELSKKQIEHVVSLIKKFYGL; encoded by the coding sequence ATGTACATTCCATTTGTTGATTTACACACTCAATATAGGACAATAAAAAAAGAAATTAATGTTACGATAAATGATGTTATCAAAAATTCATCATTTATTAAAGGTAAACATGTTCTGGATTTCGAAAAAGAATTTGCAAAAAAACACAATGTTAAACATTGCATTGGTGTTGGCAATGGAACCGATGCGTTATACATTGTCTTAAAAATGCTCGGTATTGGCGAAGGTGACGAAGTAATAACAACAGCATTAAGCTGGATATCCACATCTGAAACAATAAGCCAAACCGGAGCAAAACCCGTTTTTGTTGATATTGAAAAAGATTATTTCACAATTTCCGCTTTAAAAATAAATGAAAAAATAAATTCAAAAACCAAAGCAATATTGCCTGTTCACTTGTACGGACAATGTGCGCGGATAGATGAAATAAAAAAAATCTGCGAAAAAAATAATTTATTTTTAGTTGAGGACTGTGCCCAGTCACACTTTGCAGAATACAACAAACAAAAAGTAGGAACATTCGGAATTGCTTCAACATTCAGTTTTTTTCCGGGGAAAAATTTAGGCGCTTATGGCGATGCAGGAGCAATAATCACTAACGATGATGAACTTGCAATCAAATGCAGAATGTTTGCCAATCACGGTGCATTGGAGAAACATAAACATCAGATTGAAGGAATAAACAGCCGGTTGGATGGAATACAAGCCGCTATTCTCAATGTAAAGCTCAAATATATTGATAAATGGAATAATAACCGTTTGAAAAATGCTTTGTATTACAATAAACTTCTATCGGATATTCCCGAAATAAAAACTCCGAAAATAAGAGAAAATGCAAAACATATATTTCATATTTATTGCATCAGAGCAGAAAAAAGAGACGAATTGAAAAATTTTCTTCTGCAAAACAAAGTTGAGGTAGCTATTCATTACCCTACTGCACTCCCATTACTACCTGCGTATAAACATTTTAATTTTATAAGTTCCGACTTTCCTGTTGCCTCGGGCTATACCAAAAAAATTCTGAGTTTACCCATGTTTCCCGAATTATCAAAAAAACAAATCGAACACGTGGTATCTTTAATAAAAAAGTTTTACGGCTTATAA
- a CDS encoding acyltransferase, protein MSNTPAITSISIINVEFGKDVKVIEPVNLYGCKIGDNSFIGPFVEIQNGVIIGTKTKIQSHTFICELVTIGNNCFIAHGVMFINDLLKIGGPSRGNKELWKATKIGNNVSIGTNSTILPVTICDNAVIGAGSVVTKNILKPGIYAGNPAKLIRVIKIST, encoded by the coding sequence ATGTCAAATACGCCCGCCATCACTTCAATAAGCATAATAAATGTTGAATTCGGAAAAGATGTAAAAGTTATTGAACCGGTTAATTTATATGGTTGTAAAATTGGCGATAATTCTTTTATAGGACCATTTGTCGAGATTCAAAACGGTGTTATTATCGGAACAAAAACCAAAATACAATCGCACACATTTATCTGCGAACTTGTTACAATTGGAAACAATTGCTTTATTGCACACGGAGTAATGTTTATTAATGACCTTTTAAAAATAGGCGGGCCATCGCGCGGCAATAAAGAATTATGGAAAGCAACAAAAATCGGAAATAATGTTTCAATAGGTACAAATTCAACAATTTTACCTGTAACAATATGCGATAATGCTGTTATCGGAGCAGGTTCTGTTGTTACAAAAAATATTTTAAAGCCCGGCATATATGCAGGAAATCCCGCAAAACTAATAAGAGTAATTAAAATCAGCACTTAA
- a CDS encoding Gfo/Idh/MocA family oxidoreductase, whose translation MRTINFGLIGCGRIGTRHAEEISKTGILKAVCDINSESAESIAKKYFSNVYFSIEDLLSKEKDIDVISICTPNGLHAEHTTKSLRAGFHVLCEKPMAINVMDCKEMIDEAEASHKHLFIVKQNRFNPPIVALRKALTEGKLGKIFSVQLSCFWNRNENYYKNSDWKGTKTLDGGVLYTQFSHFIDLLYWLIGDIKEVSAFTGNFAHKDIIEFEDTGTVIIEFFNGAIGTINFSINSYSKNMEGSITVFGEKGTVKVGGQYLNKLEYQCIQDYEIKDLSEGMGANNYGDYQGSMSNHGEVYKNIVDVLTNNGKIATSGIEGMKTVEIIDKIYSKALLRKSIRGIL comes from the coding sequence ATGAGGACTATAAATTTCGGACTGATAGGTTGTGGCAGAATAGGAACCAGACACGCCGAAGAAATAAGCAAAACAGGAATTCTAAAAGCAGTTTGTGATATAAATTCTGAAAGTGCAGAAAGCATTGCTAAGAAATATTTCTCAAATGTTTATTTTTCAATAGAAGATTTATTGTCGAAAGAAAAAGATATTGATGTAATATCTATTTGTACACCAAACGGGTTACATGCTGAACATACGACAAAATCTCTACGGGCAGGGTTTCATGTGCTTTGTGAAAAACCGATGGCAATTAATGTTATGGACTGCAAGGAAATGATTGATGAAGCCGAAGCAAGCCACAAGCATCTTTTTATTGTAAAACAAAACAGGTTTAATCCGCCGATTGTGGCATTGCGAAAAGCACTTACCGAAGGCAAACTTGGTAAAATATTCAGCGTTCAGCTAAGTTGTTTCTGGAACAGAAACGAAAATTATTATAAAAACTCCGACTGGAAAGGAACAAAAACACTTGACGGCGGTGTACTTTACACTCAATTCAGTCATTTTATTGATTTGCTTTACTGGCTTATTGGCGATATAAAAGAAGTTTCTGCTTTCACCGGTAACTTTGCTCATAAAGATATAATTGAATTTGAAGACACAGGAACTGTAATTATTGAATTTTTCAATGGCGCAATAGGTACAATCAACTTTTCAATCAACAGTTATTCAAAAAACATGGAAGGATCTATTACGGTATTCGGCGAAAAAGGAACTGTTAAAGTTGGAGGTCAATATTTGAATAAACTAGAATATCAATGTATTCAAGATTATGAAATAAAAGATTTATCCGAAGGAATGGGAGCAAATAACTATGGAGATTATCAGGGTTCGATGTCAAATCATGGTGAGGTATATAAAAATATTGTTGATGTTCTTACAAATAATGGAAAAATAGCAACCAGCGGAATTGAAGGAATGAAAACAGTTGAAATTATTGATAAGATATACTCAAAAGCACTTCTACGTAAAAGCATCAGGGGAATTTTATAA
- a CDS encoding sugar transferase — protein sequence MKRLIIENSGQEVFDFISQYCNFDDNSTFSIKTRSKFNIENIEVNKYKNIVNLRKINDIRRINKFLEAVNYKISESGFFIGKVETMELRKRRLINKYLPGLNYIYVFLDFIFKRIFPKLPFTKKIYFFITQGRNRVISKAETFGRLYACGFSYVDEKIFGNRLYFVFKKVKKPCFDENPSYGPVFKMKRIGKNGKLVYVYKFRTMYPYSEYLQDFIKEKNGFSSNGKLANDMRVTSWGKFMRKYWLDELPQLINVLRGEMNIVGVRPLSESFMKEFPDDIKIKRMKYKPGCLPPYVALLKQNVKEYIESERTYLLEKEKHPYYTDIKYFTKCIYNITTNKIRSA from the coding sequence ATGAAAAGATTAATAATAGAAAATTCAGGACAGGAAGTTTTTGATTTTATTTCGCAGTATTGCAATTTTGATGATAATTCCACATTCTCCATTAAAACAAGGAGTAAATTTAATATTGAGAACATTGAAGTCAACAAATATAAAAACATAGTAAATCTAAGAAAAATAAATGATATAAGAAGAATAAATAAATTTCTTGAAGCAGTTAACTACAAAATTTCCGAAAGTGGATTCTTTATCGGTAAAGTTGAAACAATGGAACTAAGGAAAAGACGACTTATTAATAAGTATTTGCCGGGTTTAAACTACATATACGTTTTTTTAGATTTTATATTTAAAAGAATTTTTCCGAAACTCCCTTTTACAAAGAAAATATATTTCTTCATCACACAAGGAAGAAACCGAGTAATTTCAAAAGCCGAAACATTCGGAAGATTATATGCATGTGGTTTTTCTTATGTAGATGAAAAGATATTCGGAAACCGCTTGTATTTTGTGTTTAAAAAAGTAAAAAAACCATGCTTCGATGAAAATCCCTCATACGGCCCGGTTTTTAAAATGAAACGAATAGGAAAAAACGGGAAGTTGGTTTATGTTTATAAATTCCGAACAATGTATCCTTATTCGGAATATTTGCAGGATTTTATTAAAGAAAAAAATGGATTTTCCAGCAATGGCAAACTGGCAAATGATATGCGGGTTACATCATGGGGGAAATTCATGAGAAAATACTGGCTCGATGAATTACCGCAACTTATAAATGTGTTACGGGGCGAAATGAATATCGTAGGCGTACGCCCATTAAGTGAAAGTTTCATGAAAGAATTTCCTGACGATATAAAAATAAAAAGAATGAAATATAAGCCCGGATGTTTGCCACCATACGTTGCATTACTGAAACAAAATGTTAAAGAATATATCGAATCGGAAAGAACTTATCTGCTGGAAAAAGAGAAACATCCCTACTATACTGATATAAAATATTTCACAAAGTGTATTTATAATATTACCACAAATAAAATAAGAAGCGCATAA
- a CDS encoding cytidine/deoxycytidylate deaminase family protein translates to MQKDKRPSWDAYFMEIANTVSKRATCDRGRSGCVIARDKQILVTGYVGSPIGLPHCDDIGHQMKKIIHEDDKITNHCVRTVHAEQNAICQAAKLGIALQGATLYCRMTPCRTCAMMIINCGVKRVVCEKKYHAGDESEQILKKAKVKLEYFCNEVLNYKNQ, encoded by the coding sequence ATGCAAAAAGATAAAAGACCTTCATGGGATGCCTATTTTATGGAAATAGCCAATACGGTTTCTAAAAGAGCCACATGTGACAGGGGTAGAAGCGGTTGTGTTATTGCTCGGGACAAGCAAATTCTGGTTACCGGCTATGTGGGTTCTCCGATTGGGCTACCTCATTGTGATGACATAGGACATCAAATGAAAAAAATTATACATGAAGATGATAAGATAACTAATCATTGTGTTAGAACTGTTCATGCTGAGCAAAATGCAATATGTCAGGCAGCTAAACTCGGAATAGCTTTACAAGGAGCAACACTTTATTGCAGAATGACTCCTTGCAGAACTTGTGCTATGATGATAATTAATTGCGGTGTAAAACGCGTGGTTTGCGAAAAAAAATACCATGCTGGTGACGAATCGGAACAAATATTAAAAAAAGCTAAAGTTAAACTTGAATATTTTTGTAACGAGGTTTTAAATTATAAAAATCAATAG